One window of the Chitinophaga niabensis genome contains the following:
- a CDS encoding DUF4402 domain-containing protein: MKRTLWFFLAVFTMSGFATGAFAQETASATATATIVTPISITKTADMNFGNVAVRSSTAGSVILTPAGARTTTGGVTLPANNGTVAAAAFTIGGTGNYTYSITLPSTDLTITSGANTMTVNAFTSNPSAVGTLSSGSQTLTVGATLNVSAAQPAGTYVSTVPFDVTVNYN; the protein is encoded by the coding sequence ATGAAAAGAACTCTCTGGTTTTTTCTGGCGGTATTTACAATGTCAGGATTTGCTACCGGGGCATTTGCTCAGGAAACAGCAAGTGCCACAGCAACCGCTACAATTGTCACTCCTATCAGCATTACTAAAACCGCTGACATGAATTTCGGTAATGTGGCTGTTCGATCAAGTACAGCCGGATCAGTGATCCTCACTCCTGCTGGAGCGCGTACCACAACTGGTGGCGTTACGCTGCCGGCAAACAATGGTACTGTTGCTGCAGCTGCTTTTACAATAGGAGGCACTGGCAACTATACCTACAGTATCACGCTGCCGTCAACAGATTTGACTATTACCAGTGGCGCTAATACAATGACGGTTAACGCATTCACCAGCAACCCTTCCGCCGTTGGAACGCTGTCTTCCGGTTCACAAACGCTTACTGTTGGCGCTACCCTTAACGTAAGTGCAGCACAACCCGCAGGTACATATGTTTCAACTGTACCTTTTGATGTAACCGTAAATTACAATTGA
- a CDS encoding fimbrial biogenesis chaperone, which translates to MKKCAIRCGVVGIFSFFFYTNASAQGGLLVTPGRIVFEGSKRIQELNLANNGTDTATYQVSFIDIRMNENGTFEQVTTPDSGQFFAKNNLRIFPRSITLAPNEAQSVKLQLINSNQLPPAEYRSHIYFRAIPVEKPLGEQLPVKDSSGISVRLKPVFGITIPVIVRVGGTTASMNISEVSLSMGEDKKYQLNMTFNRMGNRSVYGDLKVNHISSTGKITLVGEINGIAVYTPTARRRLSILLNEKPGINYKSGKLQIIYASPADAKSSKIAETEYALF; encoded by the coding sequence ATGAAAAAATGTGCAATCAGATGCGGCGTTGTAGGCATATTCTCTTTTTTCTTTTATACAAACGCATCAGCACAGGGAGGCTTGTTAGTTACTCCCGGCAGGATTGTTTTTGAGGGTTCAAAGAGGATACAGGAGCTTAACCTGGCAAATAATGGTACAGATACCGCCACGTACCAGGTTTCTTTCATTGATATCAGAATGAATGAGAACGGCACTTTTGAGCAGGTAACCACGCCGGACTCCGGACAGTTTTTTGCTAAAAATAACCTGCGGATTTTCCCACGAAGTATAACACTTGCTCCCAACGAAGCGCAATCGGTAAAACTTCAGTTAATAAACAGCAATCAGCTTCCTCCTGCTGAATACCGTTCGCATATTTACTTTCGGGCAATACCTGTTGAAAAACCATTGGGAGAGCAACTTCCTGTTAAAGACAGCTCCGGTATATCTGTGCGGTTAAAACCTGTATTTGGGATTACCATACCTGTTATCGTTCGGGTGGGGGGAACTACCGCCAGCATGAACATTTCAGAGGTATCCCTGTCAATGGGGGAAGACAAAAAATATCAGCTAAATATGACATTCAACCGTATGGGCAACAGGTCTGTGTACGGAGACCTGAAGGTTAACCACATTTCATCAACCGGGAAAATAACACTGGTAGGAGAAATAAATGGGATTGCCGTTTATACACCTACGGCCAGGAGAAGATTAAGCATCCTTCTGAATGAAAAGCCCGGGATTAATTACAAGAGTGGAAAATTGCAGATTATATACGCGTCTCCCGCAGACGCTAAATCATCTAAAATTGCGGAAACGGAATACGCATTATTTTAA
- a CDS encoding response regulator produces MKRILIIEDNDEIRNNLSEILQLAGYSTLTAVNGKTGIETAIAELPDLIICDISMPVLDGYGVLHLLHKNKALRNTPFIFVSSKCEKDEIRKGMEMGSDDYITKPFNATEVLNSVAMRLKKADRIKQDLAPNFKGLQSLLSAATNKDVQKSIKESGSIQRYQKSQEIYVKGQTPSCLYFILKGKVRTYKRNDDGKELIVGLYNEGDFFGYTALLEQRAYSENADALENAELITIPREDFETLLFNNYGVLHKFMQLLSKNVTEKEERLLGIAYDSLRKKVSTALLFLYKKYNPSGTEKYSIEMSRDSLAALTGVAKESLIRTLGDFRDEKMIEIREGAIFLIDKKKLERILN; encoded by the coding sequence GTGAAAAGGATCTTAATAATAGAAGACAACGATGAAATCAGGAATAACCTATCCGAAATTCTTCAACTGGCAGGTTATTCCACCTTAACAGCAGTAAATGGAAAAACAGGAATAGAAACAGCCATTGCCGAATTGCCTGATCTGATCATCTGTGACATCTCAATGCCTGTACTGGATGGTTATGGTGTATTACACCTGCTACATAAGAATAAAGCGTTAAGGAATACGCCATTCATCTTCGTGTCCTCAAAATGTGAAAAAGATGAGATCAGAAAAGGCATGGAAATGGGGAGTGATGACTATATCACCAAACCCTTTAATGCAACAGAAGTGCTGAATTCCGTGGCCATGCGGTTAAAAAAAGCAGACCGGATCAAACAGGACCTGGCACCCAATTTCAAAGGCCTGCAGTCCCTTTTAAGTGCTGCAACAAATAAGGATGTACAGAAATCGATAAAAGAAAGCGGAAGTATTCAGCGTTATCAAAAGAGCCAGGAAATATATGTGAAAGGTCAAACGCCCTCCTGCCTTTATTTTATTCTTAAAGGAAAGGTTCGTACCTATAAGCGGAACGATGATGGCAAGGAGCTGATCGTTGGTCTGTATAATGAAGGCGATTTCTTCGGGTACACTGCGTTACTGGAGCAAAGAGCATACAGTGAAAATGCAGATGCACTTGAAAATGCAGAGCTGATCACAATTCCACGGGAAGATTTTGAAACCCTTCTTTTTAATAATTATGGCGTCCTGCATAAGTTTATGCAGTTGCTTTCGAAGAATGTTACTGAAAAAGAAGAACGGTTGCTGGGGATCGCCTATGATTCCCTCCGCAAAAAGGTGTCCACAGCCCTGCTGTTCCTGTATAAAAAATACAATCCTTCGGGCACGGAAAAATACAGCATTGAGATGAGCAGGGATAGCCTTGCTGCATTAACGGGCGTGGCCAAAGAGTCCCTTATCCGTACACTTGGTGATTTCAGGGATGAAAAAATGATAGAGATTAGGGAAGGAGCGATATTCCTGATCGATAAAAAGAAACTGGAGCGCATATTAAACTAA